CAAAGCATCGTTCGTCGTGATCGCAACACGCAAGCCCGTTCCACCATGCGCACCATGGTGAAAAACGTTCGTCTGGCTGTTGCTGAAGAGAACAAAGAAGCCGCCACCGCAGCACTGACCAAAGCGGTTCCGTTCATCGACAAGATGGCGACTCGCGGCATCATTCACAAAGCGACGGCCAGCCGTAAAATCAGTCGTCTGACCAAACTGGTCAACACTCTCGCTTAAGCGCTTCACCACAGAGTGAGTTAAAAAAAGGAGCCTTTCAGGCTCCTTTTTTTTGTTCAGCCTTGTGTAAGTATCCCCCGATCAAACCGGGAAATTTAACG
This region of uncultured Desulfuromonas sp. genomic DNA includes:
- the rpsT gene encoding 30S ribosomal protein S20 — translated: MANHKSALKRNKQSIVRRDRNTQARSTMRTMVKNVRLAVAEENKEAATAALTKAVPFIDKMATRGIIHKATASRKISRLTKLVNTLA